In the genome of Corynebacterium glucuronolyticum DSM 44120, the window TACACGAGCGATGACGAAGGTGCACAGGAGGGGAGTCTCACTGTCCGGGGTTCCGTGGGGATGGTGTTGCAGGATCCTGATTCACAGGTGATCTGTAACCGGGTCAGCGATAACGTGGCTTTCGGTGCAGAAAATCTCGGAATTGATCCGGAGGAAATCTGGAACCGTGTACGAACGTCACTGGACTTGGTGGGACTGTCGGTTCCCCTTGACCATCAGGCATCCAAGCTATCCGGTGGTCAAAAACAACGACTCGCTCTGGCCGGAATTTTGGCAATGAAGCCGGATATCATCATTCTCGACGAACCTACGGCGAACCTCGATCCCGAGGGGGCTGAAGATATTGTTCGAGCGGTCGATTCGGTTGCGCACTCCGTGGGGGCGACGCTCATTGTGGTGGAGCATTCCCCTGCGCTGTGGCTGCCACTAATGGACACCGTCTATCGCATGGAAAAAGATGGTATCCACCAGATTGCTCCCGCAGATGCTGTAGTTACGTTCGACTTACCGGAGCATAGAACAGTTACTCCAGAGGCCAGTAATCTTATTGAAACAACGGATCTGCAGACAATATGGGGGCCACCGCGGTCTGTTGCGCTTCCCGAGGGATATTCGACGGTCATCCGTGGAGCGAACGGTACAGGAAAAACCACCCTTGCTCTCACACTTGCAGGACTGGAAAAAGCGGTTGGGGGGCACATGTATATTGCAGATTCGCTTCGACAAGGCTTATCAGGTCCCCCGCACACATGGCGCTCGCGCGAATTAGCCCGTCGCGTAGGGTACGTTTTCCAAAACCCAGAGCATCAATTCGTAGCCCGCACTGTTGCTGCGGAGCTTGCTGTTGGTGGTGCAGACAGGAAACGTGTCGCCGAGCTAGTGGAGCGGCTACGCCTTGGTCACGTCCTTGATGCCAACCCCTTTACCTTATCTGGTGGTGAAAAGCGGCGTTTGTCTGTCGCGACGGCTCTTGCCAACGCGCCACGCCTCGTCCTTCTTGACGAGCCAACCTTTGGGCAAGATAAGACGACGTTTGTAGAGTTGGTTGGTTTAATCCGTGAGCTGACAGTCAATGGAGTGACAGTGTGCTCGATCACGCATGATCCTGTATTTGAACACAGCCTCGGCGATCACACGGAGGTGCTCCTATGACAGCTGCAACGCAGCACACGAAAGGGCTGGGCGTAGGGGGACTGAACCCCGTAACGCGCCTCTTCATGGTTTTCATTTTCACCTTGCCGCTCTTTTTCACTGTGGATTGGGTATCGGCGACGGTGGCAATCGCTATCGAGCTCATCGCAATACCTATTCTCCAGGTACCAGTGAGGATGGTAGTCAGGCGAAGTATTCCCCTTCTTATCGCTGCTGGCCTCGGTGCCATTCCCATGATGCTGTACGGGCAGGCCGACGGACACACCTACGCGTCGTTTCTGACAGCACAAATCACGGATAATTCGCTTCAGCTGGCAGCGGGGATCTTTGTTCGTGTCCTCGCTGTTGGCCTTCCCGTAGTAGTCGTTTCTCACGGTGTGGATCCGACGGATGTAGGGCGCGCGCTCGCCCAGGTTCTGCACCTCCCCGCACGATTTGTCCTGGGCACCGTGGCAGCGCTGCAGATGCTCACAGCTCTGCGAGAAGACCTCCATGCTATGCACCAGTCCCGCCGTTCCCGTGGACTGATAGACCAGCGAGGTTTCGGTCACCGCTTCCGCAATGCGATTACGCTTGCATTCGGGCTTCTCGTACAGTCGCTTCGTCGAGCCTCCACGCTATCGGTGGCTATGGAGGCACGTGGATTTTCCTACGCTCATCGTCGTACGTGGGCGAAGCCGTCCACTCTGCGTGCTGTAGACGTGGTTGCGCTCGCTATCACCACTGTTCTCGCAGCCGTCCCTATTATTGTTTCTGTCGCTACAGGCTCTTTCCGTCTCTTTGGAGTTTTTGGCTAGATGGCGCGCACTATTCTTATCGATGGAAGGTCAGGAGCGGGTAAGACAACTTTTGCCGGGCTCGTTGGGGAGGCGACTGGCTTTCACGTCATCCACCTCGACGAGTTCTACCCTGGGTGGGGTGGCCTTATAGAGGGTGCTAGAATGGTCGAAAACTGTATCCTCCAAACGGATGACCCGGGTTATTTTCGGTGGGATTGGGGGAAGGAGCGACCGGGGGAGTGGGTGAGTGTTGATCCGAAGGCAGACCTCGTTATCGAGGGGGTCGGTTCGATTACGACAGGCAACGTCCGTGCCGCCCGTGAAAGATACGCAGAATCTAAAGAGGGCAAACTGTCCCAGGCGGAGGGGCTGGGCTGTCTCACCGTATGGGTAGAAGTTCCCGACGGGCTTCGACGTCAACGCGCGCTGGCCAGGGACCCTGGGTTCGTTGATTTTTGGGAAATGTGGGCGCGTCAGGAGGAGTGCTTTGAACAGAGTTTTGAGAGAAAAGAAGAATTAAAGCAATGTAATATGAGGGTTCAATCGGCTGGGATCGGCTTTCAGGACAACGCGAAAATTCTACGCTCGGCGCTGCAGGATTGCGTAGAGTGGGTACAATGTGGTGTGAAAGGAGCGGCACCTGGTTATAAGCAGAATTATTCTTAGATTTACGTATTTACCTGGGGAAAAACAACTTTGAGCAATCGTAATATGTTTTGTTTATCTCGTGAAATGATGTAGATTTGAGGGCGAGTAATTTTGCGAAAGAACGTGATTTCAATCATGTTAAAAGTTCTGTAACCATTACATCCTTATAGGATCTAAGATGGGAGTTATGACGAGAATGGATAAACTTGTCGTCATCGGCTCGCCGGGATCCGGTAAGCGGGCGTTTAGCACCGCACTTTCCAGCGTCTCTGGGTTGCCAGTGACACATCTGGATACACTCTACTGGAACGACGACGGCACATACGTTGGAGACGACACCTTTTTCGCCAGGGTCGATGAGGCCATGGCGGATGGTCGTTGGATCATTAGCGGTACCTATCTTAACGTTCTCGGTAAGCTCCTTGATGCCAGCGATGGAGCATTCTTCCTTGATTACTCACTTGAAGCGTGTTTGGAAAGCGTAAAGAACTATAAGGCGCAGAACGACGGTGCGGCGTGGATCGCTGCGCCAGGTGCAAACGAGAACGAAGCATCGTTCATCAACAAGTTCCACATGGAATCGCGCCCCAAAGTCTTTGAGGAACTGCGTCGCAGGCCTCGGCTCCTTGTCAACCGCTTCACCACTAATGCTGGAGCCACTACGTATCTTCGTGCCATGGGGTGGCGCCAATAGCCTTATAGGGTGCTCGCATGGCCACCGCAAGCGGTGAGTCTCGCATACAGAGGCGGTTCCTCGCTCGTAGGCTAATGAACGGAGATTCCGGCTGCTAGGGGGATGAGGCTACCGAGTGGTAGTCTCAACCATGCCACTGTGGCCATTGATTTGGCACCCAGGACCCCTGAAAGCCGCCTCATGGGCATGAAGTCATACCGCGTCCCCTCGCTATGTACACACTGAGACGCGTGAGGCAGAGAAATACTACAGCAACTGTCCGAAAAAAGGGGGGCTCTACCTTCCCCAGAGGCGAAAACATCCCGTGAGTGGGGCACAGCCCTTGCATTGTCTCCATAGTTCATTGTTATGAGGGGGATCCCGCCGAACTGCAGGTACCATTAGTGCGGACAACGCTTCCGCAACAGAAGAAAGGCTTCCTACCGCGTGGTAGGAAGCCTGTTCTAGGTTATGTTTGTTATGTCCCAGTAGTTTTTGGACTCGGAGTCCAGTGACTTTTTGTACGTGGTTGCCAAGAGCGGTGAGTTGGTACTGGGTTTGTGTTGATGTGGTACTGGGGGGTTGTGCGTTGTTGGTACTGGCCCCTGCCAGTGTGAGGCAGGGGCCAGGGGTGGGTTAGTTTTCGGCGTTTTGGGTGTTGAGGTGTCTTCTCATATCGTATTGGCCAATTTTGATGCGTTGACCATTGTTGAGCCTGCTTACGAGCGAGTCTGCGCCGACTGGGTTGGGGAGGGTTTCTCGCCAGTATGCGGCGGTTGATTGTGAGGAGACGATGATGGGCAGACGCCCGTCTCTTTCGAATACGATGCGGGTTAGGTCTTCTTGTCCGCGTTGGTCTATTCCGATGGTGAGGAAGTCATCGATGATAAGCACATCGATGTTGCACAGTTTTCTCATTTTGTCGATATAGCCTTGGTCTGTCGGCAGGAAGACCGCTAGTTCATCTACAAGCTGGTCAAGCCGGTAGTACGCGACACTGAACCCACTTTGGCAGGCGGCAATGCCTAGGGCACAGGCAATGTAGGTTTTTCCTGTTCCTGTGGGGGCGAGGATATGAATGTTGGTGGGGTTTTCCCGCCAGTTGGTTGCTGCCAGCCTTTTCAATTGCCGCATGTTGATGCCACGTTGATCTGGGTGGATAACTTCGTGGAGGGTGGCATCTGGGTAGCGAAATTTTGCTTGCGTGATCGCTTTGTCGATGTTTCTCGCGGTGCGTTGCGCGAAGGCCTCATCTACTGCGGCTAGGAAGATATCCTCGGGAAGCGCATCGGTGTGTGCTTCATCAGTGACAATGGAAAAGAAGACGTCAGCAAAGGTTGATACGCGTAGGGTGCGCATTTTTTGACGTGTTGTTTCGTCGACCTCAAAGCGTGTCATTGCAGGTTTCCTCCTTCCTGGCTTGTGTGTGTGCCGTATGGGAACACATCGTTTACAAGGCCGGTGTCACCGTCGTCTGCGTAGTGTTCGATCGGTCGGATGAACACGTCATTGGCACTGAACTGCGTTATGTCCACCGGTGTGGACTGTGGTGTGCGTGCCACATCACAACCGCTGCGGTGCGGGGTGTGGCCGTTTTTCATCTCATGGGCGATCGTTGTTTGCAGTCGCTGCAATACCGTCATGGTGGGGACAAGCTTTTTGTTTAAAGCTTCACGGCAGGCCGGTTCAAGGGTTGTTTTACCGTGCTTTTTGCCCAGCTTGGCAAGAATATTGCGTACCTGGAACAACCCTTTGGGAGTGGCTGCTTGATTCCTGTCAATAATCATTGTGACAACGGTAAGCGTTGCCGGCCCGAACGAGGATGCCCAGGAGATAAGCTCATCCCGGGTAAGCACATTATGGCTGGTGTCCCCATCGGCAGGCCCGTGGGCAGGATCGGTTGAATACCGGTATTTAAAACCCGTAAGCCGCACATGTTCCGCGACGATATGCTCCCCGTCAAACAAGGTCACCAGCCCTGGAGTGATCCGTGCAGTAAGTCGTTTACCGACCAGCGTAAAAGGAACCGAATAGTACTGGTAGTCGCACATGACATGCCAGTTACGATCCACCTTGGGGTGTTTCCACACCACATCAGTAAACGCCGTTGCGGGAAGATCCCGCATCACCGGTGCTTCTTCCTCATCGAACCGCTTACGCCTGGTAGTGCCATCCGGGCGGGCAAGACCACTGTTGATGTCCTCCAGCCGGATAGCGATCTCCTCATTAAGATCATCCAGACTGTAAAACGTCACTCCATCGAAATAGCCCATGATCTTGGTGTAGGCAATCTGCACAGCACGCTCAACAGCTGCCTTATCCTTCGGGCGGGCAGGCCGTGTCGGCACGATTGTCATCTGGTAGTAATCAGCCAATTCCTGATACTTGGGCAACACCAAACGATACGTGGAATGCTTCTTCGGGCGATACGTCGCTGTTGGTGCATTATCCGGCACCACAACAGATGGCACTTTCCCTAAATACTCCAAGGCTTGAACATGGCACTCCAACCACGCTGGCATCTTCTCGTTAGCCTTCGCAGTGACAAACATCAACCCGGAATACGGGCACACCGCCACAAACAACGACGCTTTCATCCCCACCTCGCCGGTTGCAGCATCAACGATCGGGACCTTATCGCCTGCCCAATCCACATACAGTTCCTGGCCTGGTTCATGTTCAACCACCCCATCCAGGTCATTAACCCGCAGATAGTCACGCAACCCCGCACAAAACTGCGAATACTGGTACTTCACCTCCCCATCCGCAGACTCGGCCGCCAAGTAATCCATCCACAATTGATTCCTTGTCAGGTGCCGATTGTTCTTCAGACGCTGTGCCAGAGCTTTGAAATCTGGCTGGTCATACGCCTGACGCCGGTTACTGCGCCCATCGGAAAACCTGGAAACAAACCAACCCGGAGGCAGCAAACGAAACGACTCAGCCGTGATCGACTCCTCCGCGATAATGGCCTTCACCCGCGACACATCACGCCGCGAACAGCCAAGAACAGTAGTAATCCGAGAATACGACGCACCATCAAGACACATCGCCATAATCTCTTTGAAGTTAGCCACAAAGACCAACCCCTTCCATGTTGAAACTAGCCACGACGCCACAAGAACATGACGCCGCCACTAACAACAATGAAGGAAAAACCCACCCAGTACCGACTACGCACACCCCCAGTACCAACTACGCAGACAACCGGTACCAACAACCCCTATTTCGCACGTGGTGTCTACTGACTGTTTGGACTTGGTGAGGCCACTATTTTGGGATGGGAATTTCATCCCATCTCAGAAAGAAAATCGCTGATTTCGATCCGGGATCACGATCAAGCAGTTCTGCAAGGATAACGGTTTTTCTAAGCAGACGTACTTCAATATCAAAAAGCGTATCGCCGAACGTGGTAGATCTGGCATCCTGCCGGACAGTACAACACCGAAAAACCCAAAAGACGCCACGATGACCAGATAAAGT includes:
- a CDS encoding transcriptional regulator, with the translated sequence MTRMDKLVVIGSPGSGKRAFSTALSSVSGLPVTHLDTLYWNDDGTYVGDDTFFARVDEAMADGRWIISGTYLNVLGKLLDASDGAFFLDYSLEACLESVKNYKAQNDGAAWIAAPGANENEASFINKFHMESRPKVFEELRRRPRLLVNRFTTNAGATTYLRAMGWRQ
- a CDS encoding ATP-binding protein, with protein sequence MTRFEVDETTRQKMRTLRVSTFADVFFSIVTDEAHTDALPEDIFLAAVDEAFAQRTARNIDKAITQAKFRYPDATLHEVIHPDQRGINMRQLKRLAATNWRENPTNIHILAPTGTGKTYIACALGIAACQSGFSVAYYRLDQLVDELAVFLPTDQGYIDKMRKLCNIDVLIIDDFLTIGIDQRGQEDLTRIVFERDGRLPIIVSSQSTAAYWRETLPNPVGADSLVSRLNNGQRIKIGQYDMRRHLNTQNAEN
- a CDS encoding ABC transporter ATP-binding protein — translated: MTTRPVGSRNRQEHGDVVVEATNLGYTHASRGIPAFTGLDLTIERGERVLLTGDSGAGKSTLLSLIAGLYTSDDEGAQEGSLTVRGSVGMVLQDPDSQVICNRVSDNVAFGAENLGIDPEEIWNRVRTSLDLVGLSVPLDHQASKLSGGQKQRLALAGILAMKPDIIILDEPTANLDPEGAEDIVRAVDSVAHSVGATLIVVEHSPALWLPLMDTVYRMEKDGIHQIAPADAVVTFDLPEHRTVTPEASNLIETTDLQTIWGPPRSVALPEGYSTVIRGANGTGKTTLALTLAGLEKAVGGHMYIADSLRQGLSGPPHTWRSRELARRVGYVFQNPEHQFVARTVAAELAVGGADRKRVAELVERLRLGHVLDANPFTLSGGEKRRLSVATALANAPRLVLLDEPTFGQDKTTFVELVGLIRELTVNGVTVCSITHDPVFEHSLGDHTEVLL
- the istA gene encoding IS21 family transposase translates to MANFKEIMAMCLDGASYSRITTVLGCSRRDVSRVKAIIAEESITAESFRLLPPGWFVSRFSDGRSNRRQAYDQPDFKALAQRLKNNRHLTRNQLWMDYLAAESADGEVKYQYSQFCAGLRDYLRVNDLDGVVEHEPGQELYVDWAGDKVPIVDAATGEVGMKASLFVAVCPYSGLMFVTAKANEKMPAWLECHVQALEYLGKVPSVVVPDNAPTATYRPKKHSTYRLVLPKYQELADYYQMTIVPTRPARPKDKAAVERAVQIAYTKIMGYFDGVTFYSLDDLNEEIAIRLEDINSGLARPDGTTRRKRFDEEEAPVMRDLPATAFTDVVWKHPKVDRNWHVMCDYQYYSVPFTLVGKRLTARITPGLVTLFDGEHIVAEHVRLTGFKYRYSTDPAHGPADGDTSHNVLTRDELISWASSFGPATLTVVTMIIDRNQAATPKGLFQVRNILAKLGKKHGKTTLEPACREALNKKLVPTMTVLQRLQTTIAHEMKNGHTPHRSGCDVARTPQSTPVDITQFSANDVFIRPIEHYADDGDTGLVNDVFPYGTHTSQEGGNLQ
- a CDS encoding energy-coupling factor transporter transmembrane component T family protein, with amino-acid sequence MTAATQHTKGLGVGGLNPVTRLFMVFIFTLPLFFTVDWVSATVAIAIELIAIPILQVPVRMVVRRSIPLLIAAGLGAIPMMLYGQADGHTYASFLTAQITDNSLQLAAGIFVRVLAVGLPVVVVSHGVDPTDVGRALAQVLHLPARFVLGTVAALQMLTALREDLHAMHQSRRSRGLIDQRGFGHRFRNAITLAFGLLVQSLRRASTLSVAMEARGFSYAHRRTWAKPSTLRAVDVVALAITTVLAAVPIIVSVATGSFRLFGVFG